One Aerococcus urinaeequi DNA segment encodes these proteins:
- a CDS encoding magnesium transporter CorA family protein, with product MVYQKVIQFDQENQFQDGLANEIKQLTWLHYENPDKGEVRQVLEDYHLPVHFGEYVYDQFETSWIEYYRNDAGELFTYIIIQYPFGHEVISENTYHTAPLVIVMGKDLVMTFMNHTNMPFMLDIQRLNFPSDFPMTSAYAFVMYMFYEVAQAHIDAVTIMHGLIKQAEEEARHSTKNNVSYALINVNKGLVYLSTAVHNNAKTLSRINQYFNQLENDTRYQERVLNRVQIEMNQAVTMIENDMAVINKLNDMLSNVISNNLNDVMKRLTVITIIMTVPTITAGLWGMNVALPLEDNVHGFSIILVGSIILSVIIYFIIDRINLFK from the coding sequence ATGGTTTACCAAAAAGTGATTCAATTTGACCAAGAGAACCAGTTTCAAGATGGCTTGGCCAATGAAATCAAGCAACTAACCTGGTTGCATTATGAAAATCCGGATAAGGGGGAAGTCCGGCAGGTGCTTGAAGACTACCACTTGCCAGTCCATTTCGGGGAGTATGTCTATGACCAGTTTGAAACGTCTTGGATTGAGTATTACCGAAATGATGCCGGCGAGCTATTTACCTATATCATTATCCAGTATCCCTTTGGTCATGAGGTAATTAGCGAGAATACCTATCATACAGCCCCGCTAGTGATTGTTATGGGCAAGGATTTGGTGATGACTTTTATGAACCATACCAACATGCCTTTTATGTTGGATATTCAGCGGTTAAATTTTCCTTCTGACTTTCCGATGACCTCTGCCTACGCATTTGTCATGTACATGTTTTATGAGGTGGCTCAGGCCCATATCGATGCGGTCACCATTATGCATGGCTTGATTAAGCAAGCTGAGGAGGAAGCCCGTCATTCTACTAAAAATAACGTGTCTTATGCCTTAATTAACGTCAATAAGGGGCTGGTATACTTATCCACTGCGGTCCATAATAATGCCAAGACTTTGAGCCGGATTAACCAATACTTTAACCAATTGGAAAACGACACCCGCTACCAGGAACGAGTCCTCAATAGGGTACAAATCGAGATGAACCAGGCAGTAACCATGATTGAAAACGACATGGCGGTCATTAATAAACTGAACGATATGCTGTCGAATGTCATTTCAAATAACTTGAACGATGTCATGAAACGGCTAACGGTTATTACCATTATTATGACTGTGCCGACGATTACAGCAGGTCTTTGGGGGATGAATGTGGCTTTACCACTTGAAGATAATGTCCACGGTTTTTCTATTATTTTAGTCGGTTCGATTATCTTGTCGGTTATTATTTACTTTATTATTGACCGGATCAATCTGTTTAAATGA
- a CDS encoding UTP--glucose-1-phosphate uridylyltransferase, producing MAKQQIKKAVIPAGGLGTRFLPATKAMAKEIIPILDKPSIQFIVEEAIESGIEEILIITGRNKRSVEDHFDANFDLEDNLKQKHKDKLLKMVEDTSLLNIQFKRQHYPKGLGDAIFQAKSFVGDEPFLLLLGDDIMVSAPGEKPLSKQMIDCYQEQLDNDVVLVAGATVSAKETSSFGIMTTSGDGEAGIYNIDKFEEKPQNETEEKLAAVGRYILPPEIFDAIEAVPENDFSGEFELTDAINHLAKGNKLKAYDYQGEWYEVGEPLGLLKASIQFALRHEETADGFRDYLKNDIIPTLK from the coding sequence ATGGCTAAACAACAGATTAAAAAAGCAGTAATTCCAGCTGGTGGTTTAGGAACGCGTTTCTTACCAGCGACTAAAGCGATGGCAAAAGAGATTATTCCAATCTTAGATAAACCATCCATTCAGTTTATTGTTGAAGAGGCAATTGAAAGTGGTATTGAAGAGATTTTAATTATTACCGGACGTAACAAACGTTCAGTGGAAGACCATTTTGATGCAAACTTTGATTTAGAAGACAACTTGAAGCAAAAACATAAAGATAAGTTGTTGAAGATGGTTGAAGACACATCATTATTGAATATTCAATTCAAACGCCAGCACTATCCAAAAGGATTAGGGGACGCTATTTTCCAAGCAAAATCATTCGTTGGTGACGAACCCTTCTTATTACTATTAGGAGACGACATCATGGTGAGTGCGCCAGGTGAAAAACCATTATCAAAACAAATGATTGATTGCTACCAAGAGCAACTAGATAATGACGTTGTATTGGTTGCCGGAGCAACTGTTTCAGCTAAAGAAACATCTTCTTTCGGGATTATGACGACATCTGGTGACGGCGAAGCGGGTATCTACAATATTGATAAATTTGAAGAAAAACCACAAAATGAAACCGAAGAAAAATTAGCGGCAGTAGGTCGTTACATTTTACCACCGGAAATTTTTGATGCCATTGAAGCCGTTCCAGAAAATGACTTCTCAGGTGAGTTTGAATTAACAGATGCCATCAACCACTTAGCTAAAGGCAACAAGTTAAAAGCCTATGACTATCAAGGTGAATGGTATGAAGTTGGCGAACCATTAGGTTTATTAAAAGCCAGCATTCAATTCGCCTTACGTCACGAAGAAACGGCAGACGGTTTCCGTGACTACTTGAAAAATGACATTATTCCTACGCTAAAATAA